In a single window of the Deinococcus reticulitermitis genome:
- a CDS encoding beta-mannosidase, translating into MTDSVTRTSTPLTAWTFCEWPQDTPLKALLMDAGLSAQGWRTATVPGTVQQELLALGELPDPFYGLNEHEVQWVSDRTWVYRAAFDLPASSEEQTDLCLEGLDTLCTVYLNGEVLLESDNMFVPHRVSLRGRARPGHNELLLVFHPVLPHIHRLRDQHGPRTAWNGDPARVYLRKAPYHFGWDWGPTLLAVGPWKPVTIERYRARLADVYPEVTVEGERATLRLSVELAGNVADTALAVTLRDPDGQAAVQASGRLDEVNRVYEVPAPRLWWPRGQGEQALYTLEVELRQGEQVLDRHSKRLGLRRVELSQQPVEGEPGSSFTFAVNGRELFMGGTNWIPDDLLLPRMTPERYRDRVQQMVEGQHLMVRIWGGGVYEDDLFYDLCDEAGLLVWQDFMFACGLYPDYPEYLESVRQEAQAAVRRLRHHPCLALWCGGNENYAVAQAVKVPEPAALSATGGNASASGEVFVGPAIHAGVLPEVVAALDPRTPYWTDSPFGGEFTRDPHVGDRHTWDVYHGMVPIEDYRLVEGRFVSEFGMQSAPSLAAVEAVTPPEERRPYSRVMEHHQKARGGTRRLASYLSDHFDPSPDLEQFIYDTQLLQADAMKYAYQAFRSRWGRPGARAVSGALAWQLNDVWPVSSWAVIDSLGVPKPAYHAIARELLPVTVVLDRRAGELTAWLTSDRADDTPLALHWEAFDFAGERLAEQRWEAVALANAVTPLTLPEMPVLENAVLFLRALRDGQEVSRSADWPRPYRFHALPDTPPRAQFDGITLHLEAERPLRHVWIASGAARPSDNALDLRPGESVNVTFHRPLTQPLRVQALGVPAFTVPVQSTFQETP; encoded by the coding sequence ATGACTGATTCCGTCACCCGAACAAGCACACCCCTGACGGCCTGGACGTTCTGCGAATGGCCGCAGGACACGCCGCTGAAAGCCCTGCTGATGGATGCCGGGCTGAGCGCCCAGGGCTGGCGCACGGCCACCGTTCCCGGCACCGTGCAGCAGGAATTGCTGGCGCTGGGCGAGTTGCCCGACCCCTTTTACGGCCTGAACGAGCACGAAGTGCAGTGGGTGAGCGACCGCACCTGGGTCTACCGCGCCGCCTTCGACCTCCCGGCCAGCAGCGAGGAACAGACCGACCTGTGCCTGGAAGGGCTGGACACCCTCTGCACGGTTTACCTGAACGGCGAGGTGCTGCTGGAGTCGGACAACATGTTCGTGCCGCACCGCGTCAGCCTGCGTGGCCGGGCCAGGCCGGGGCACAACGAGCTGCTGCTGGTCTTTCACCCGGTGCTGCCGCACATTCACCGTCTGCGCGACCAGCACGGCCCGCGCACCGCCTGGAACGGCGACCCGGCGCGGGTGTACCTGCGTAAAGCCCCGTACCACTTCGGCTGGGACTGGGGGCCGACCCTGCTGGCAGTGGGGCCGTGGAAACCCGTGACCATCGAGCGTTACCGCGCCCGCCTGGCCGACGTTTATCCGGAAGTCACCGTGGAAGGCGAGCGGGCCACCCTCCGGCTGTCGGTGGAACTGGCCGGAAACGTGGCCGACACGGCGCTGGCCGTGACCCTGCGCGACCCGGACGGGCAGGCCGCAGTGCAGGCCAGCGGACGTCTGGACGAGGTCAACCGCGTTTACGAGGTGCCTGCCCCGCGCCTGTGGTGGCCGCGCGGGCAGGGCGAGCAGGCGCTGTATACCCTGGAAGTCGAACTGCGGCAGGGTGAGCAGGTTCTGGATCGCCACAGCAAGCGCCTGGGGCTGCGGCGCGTGGAGCTGTCGCAGCAACCGGTGGAGGGCGAACCGGGGAGCAGCTTCACCTTCGCGGTAAACGGGCGCGAGCTGTTCATGGGCGGCACCAACTGGATTCCCGATGACCTGCTGCTGCCCCGCATGACGCCCGAGCGTTACCGCGACCGGGTGCAGCAGATGGTCGAGGGCCAACACCTGATGGTGCGCATCTGGGGCGGCGGGGTCTATGAGGACGACCTGTTCTACGACCTGTGCGACGAGGCGGGCCTGCTGGTCTGGCAGGATTTCATGTTCGCGTGCGGGCTGTACCCGGATTACCCCGAATACCTGGAAAGCGTGCGCCAGGAGGCGCAGGCGGCGGTGCGGCGCTTGCGGCACCACCCCTGCCTGGCGCTGTGGTGCGGCGGCAACGAGAATTACGCGGTGGCGCAGGCAGTCAAGGTGCCCGAACCCGCCGCGCTGAGTGCTACTGGGGGGAACGCTTCGGCCAGCGGCGAGGTGTTCGTGGGGCCAGCCATTCACGCCGGGGTGCTGCCGGAAGTGGTGGCGGCCCTCGACCCGCGCACGCCCTACTGGACGGACAGCCCCTTTGGCGGTGAATTCACCCGTGACCCGCACGTGGGTGATCGCCACACCTGGGACGTGTACCACGGCATGGTGCCCATCGAGGATTACCGTCTGGTGGAGGGCCGCTTCGTCAGCGAGTTCGGGATGCAGTCGGCTCCCAGCCTGGCCGCCGTGGAAGCGGTCACCCCGCCGGAGGAACGCCGCCCTTACAGCCGCGTGATGGAGCACCACCAGAAGGCCAGGGGCGGCACGCGGCGGCTGGCGAGCTACCTGAGTGACCACTTCGACCCGTCCCCGGACCTGGAGCAGTTCATCTACGACACGCAACTGTTGCAGGCGGACGCCATGAAGTATGCCTACCAGGCCTTCCGCAGCCGCTGGGGTCGGCCAGGGGCCAGGGCGGTGTCGGGCGCGCTGGCCTGGCAACTGAACGATGTCTGGCCGGTCTCCAGTTGGGCCGTCATCGACTCGCTGGGCGTGCCCAAACCCGCCTACCACGCGATTGCCCGCGAGCTGCTTCCCGTGACGGTGGTGCTGGATCGCCGGGCCGGGGAGCTGACGGCCTGGCTGACCAGCGACCGCGCCGACGACACCCCACTTGCACTGCACTGGGAAGCCTTCGATTTTGCCGGGGAGCGGCTGGCCGAGCAGCGCTGGGAAGCGGTCGCGCTGGCCAACGCGGTCACACCGCTGACCCTGCCGGAAATGCCTGTGCTTGAGAACGCCGTGCTGTTCCTAAGGGCCTTGCGCGACGGTCAGGAGGTCAGCCGCTCGGCCGACTGGCCGCGCCCTTACCGCTTCCACGCTTTGCCGGACACCCCACCCCGCGCCCAGTTTGATGGCATAACCCTGCACCTCGAGGCCGAGCGCCCCCTGCGCCACGTGTGGATCGCCTCGGGGGCGGCGCGTCCCAGTGATAACGCCCTGGATTTGCGGCCCGGCGAGTCCGTGAACGTCACTTTCCACCGACCTCTCACCCAGCCTTTGCGGGTTCAGGCGCTTGGCGTGCCTGCCTTCACCGTGCCTGTCCAGTCCACTTTCCAGGAGACCCCATGA